A single region of the Sorghum bicolor cultivar BTx623 chromosome 9, Sorghum_bicolor_NCBIv3, whole genome shotgun sequence genome encodes:
- the LOC8076856 gene encoding SNF2 domain-containing protein CLASSY 4 isoform X2 — MDRAAPRARGRRRRGVSQAAPSSSRARRRDKAPVVVVDLGDDEDEDCGGGGGARKTVGGAAGGRGGSTEASPPPPPPMMVPAGAVAMRTRSRRRAMQAAAVVEETPTTKRRKRGATTPDAAEASRGRGSKAAAASRATSRDKRRAGASRSTSRDKRRARSGRASEPARAARACKRKGIELGAETEVDAPARSERAKAPCVSESDDDGGRGDDASDDGNAEPRAGVAIGADLVNGDRRTAKGDAEAVEGAGDEDTRGNSGLASTADVVAEEMAPFEDDYDDEMLEEQLVGDVIRAYSNGRNFDADEADWEAEDEMEFDDDADNSDFMDDAHDSDFVNDADEGGKSGDDAENSDFMDDAHDSDFVNDADEGGKSEPIKSHAKMEIQDLVNQKVVLCGGGCEEEGGEKEELGVGKEAGKKEDVEPKSEAAPGSDKGGSHLETMSSDEEIKVLENMSSAPSRKASVQSKLPTIPSCVAWRTRSSWGINRDRLSYNTYFEALSDEPKEDDDDTEVELDEDEDGNNDDGSSDAYDKDDEEKEEEEEEEEAERRKLNNGIYTSDDDMINITVPTSRYDMFERKNISRYDMFKRKNTSRYDIFKRKNTSRYDIFKRKKTSRYDIEWVEDEDKDANVDTLQPISLRKGSSWNPVAVGNDTFTEQQKQSRFTWQLERRKKNKLEMKTNPLYERDLNSDSNSSGSDQIRKYGFKRDGSHKVDMKKKHTSSKSGKKSSSAIMLKRQSLLKLLVDKMSGDKSLESFSFDQNPQLQFIFKEMHPLVFSFGDEDLEAADRPEQDVGLDMLWADFDFALESENIGTYYDDEGQEEGNQLDFSLAPVTPCSRGKHEFIIDDRIGIRCKYCSLVNLEIKFMFPSLISGFAEKSAWPNAKGVKDTLMFHDLYEQTGSDIEQSQDLHQYGTVWNLIPGVISTMYEHQREAFEFMWTNLVGGIRLDELKHGAKPDVVGGCVICHAPGTGKTRLAIVFIQTYMKVFPDCRPVIIAPRGMLFAWDEEFKKWNVDVPFHIMNTTDYTGKEDREICKLIKKEHRTEKLTRLVKLLSWNKGHGILGISYGLYTKLTSEKPGCTEENKVRSILLDNPGLLVLDEGHTPRNERSIMWKTLGKLKTEKRIILSGTPFQNNFLELYNILCLVRPRFGEMFLTKGRVGRRHYVSKKQKDKFSDKYEKGVWASLTSNVTDDNAEKVRSILKPFVHIHNGNILRTLPGLRESVIILKPLPLQKSIIRKVENIGSGNNFEHEYVISLASTHPSLVTAINMSEEEASLIDKHMLGKLRSNPYEGVKTRFVMEVVRLCEALREKVLIFSQYIQPLELIKEHLRKFFKWREGKEILQMDGKILPRYRQASIEAFNNPNNESRVLLASTRACCEGISLTGASRVVLLDVVWNPAVGRQAISRAFRIGQKKFVYTYNLITYGTGEGDKYDRQAEKDHLSKLVFSTEDEFNNVRNMLSRAEMDHCSKLISEDKVLEEMTSHDQLKGMFLKIHYPPTESNIVYTYNQITPE, encoded by the exons ATGGatcgcgccgcgccgcgcgctcgcggccgccgccgccgcggcgtatCCCAAGCGGCGCCGTCCTCCtcccgcgcgcgccgccgcgatAAGGCGCCCGTCGTTGTCGTCGACCTGGGcgacgacgaagacgaagactgtggcggcggtggcggggcCAGGAAGACGGTGGGTGGCGCTGCAGGCGGGCGCGGGGGCTCCACGGAGGCttctccgcctccgccgccgccgatgaTGGTGCCGGCGGGAGCGGTGGCGATGCGGACACGATCGAGGAGGCGGGCGATGCAGGCGGCGGCCGTGGTGGAGGAGACGCCGACGACGAAGAGGAGGAAGAGAGGAGCGACGACCCCAGATGCCGCGGAGGCGTCCCGTGGTCGGGGGAGCAAGGCCGCTGCGGCCTCGAGGGCGACCTCGAGAGATAAGCGGCGCGCTGGAGCGTCGAGGTCAACGTCGAGAGATAAGCGGCGCGCGCGCTCGGGACGAGCCTCGGAGCCAGCTCGCGCGGCCCGCGCGTGCAAGCGCAAAGGCATCGAGTTGGGGGCGGAAACAGAGGTGGACGCCCCCGCTCGGAGCGAACGTGCGAAGGCGCCGTGTGTCAGTGAAAGTGATGACGACGGCGGGCGAGGCGATGACGCTTCTGATGACGGGAATGCGGAGCCTCGCGCCGGGGTCGCCATTGGCGCTGATCTGGTTAACGGGGATCGTCGGACAGCTAAAG GTGATGCAGAGGCGGTGGAAGGTGCTGGTGATGAGGACACAAGAGGGAACAGTGGCCTGGCATCGACTGCTGATGTGGTTGCTGAGGAGATGGCACCCTTTGAAGATGACTACGATGatgagatgttggaggagcAGCTTGTTGGAGATGTGATCCGTGCTTACAGTAATGGCAGAAACTTTGATGCAGATGAAGCGGATTGGGAAGCAGAGGATGAGATGGAGTTCGATGATGATGCTGACAATAGTGATTTTATGGATGATGCTCACGATAGTGATTTTGTGAATGATGCTGATGAAGGTGGCAAGTCCGGTGATGATGCTGAGAATAGTGATTTTATGGATGATGCTCATGATAGTGATTTTGTGAATGATGCTGATGAAGGTGGCAAATCCGAACCAATAAAAAGTCATGCTAAGATGGAAATACAAGACTTGGTGAACCAGAAAGTTGTTTTGTGTGGAGGGGGGTGTGAGGAGGAGGGGGGCGAGAAGGAAGAGTTGGGTGTGGGAAAGGAAGCAGGTAAGAAGGAGGACGTGGAACCAAAGAGTGAAGCAGCTCCAGGTTCTGATAAAGGGGGCTCGCACTTAGAAACTATGAGCTCTGATGAGGAAATCAAGGTGCTTGAAAATATGAGTAGTGCCCCCTCCAGGAAGGCGTCAGTTCAATCGAAGCTACCAACTATTCCATCTTGTGTTGCATGGAGAACTCGATCCTCATGGGGGATAAATCGAGATAGACTATCATACAATACATATTTTGAGGCATTATCTGATGAGCCGAAAGAGGATGACGATGATACAGAGGTGGAgcttgatgaagatgaggatggcAACAATGACGACGGCAGTAGTGACGCTTATGATAAAGATGACGaagagaaggaggaagaggaagaggaagaagaggctGAAAGGAGAAAACTCAATAATGGGATTTACACATctgatgatgacatgatcaATATTACTGTTCCTACCTCAAGATATGATATGTTCGAGAGAAAAAATATCTCAAGATATGATATGTTCAAGAGAAAAAATACCTCAAGATATGATATCTTCAAGAGAAAAAATACCTCGAGATATGATATTTTCAAGAGAAAAAAAACCTCCAGATATGATATTGAGTGGGTGGAGGATGAAGATAAAGATGCAAATGTTGATACGTTACAGCCAATCTCCTTGAGGAAAGGTAGCAGCTGGAACCCTGTGGCTGTTGGCAATGACACATTTACTGAGCAACAAAAGCAATCACGATTTACTTGGCAGCTTGAGAGGAGGAAAAAGAACAAGCTTGAGATGAAGACAAATCCTTTGTATGAGCGGGATTTGAACTCAGATTCGAACTCATCAGGTTCTGACCAGATCAGAAAGTATGGCTTCAAACGTGATGGGAGTCATAAAGTTGATATGAAAAAGAAGCATACATCGTCCAAATCGGGCAAGAAATCCAGCAGTGCAATCATGCTAAAGCGTCAGTCTCTTCTGAAGCTTTTGGTAGATAAAATGAGTGGCGATAAAAGTTTAGAATCTTTTTCATTTGATCAGAATCCTCAGCTCCAGTTCATTTTCAAAGAAATGCATCCGTTGGTATTTTCATTTGGAGATGAAGATCTAGAAGCAGCTGACAGGCCAGAACAAGATGTTGGATTGGATATGTTATGGGCTGACTTTGACTTTGCTTTAGAGTCTGAGAATATCGGCACTTATTATGATGATGAG GGTCAAGAAGAAGGCAATCAGCTAGATTTTTCTCTTGCCCCAGTAACACCCTGTTCTCGTGGGAAGCATGAATTTATTATTGATGATCGAATAGGGATCAGATGCAAATACTGTTCCTTAGTAAACCTGGAGATCAAATTCATGTTTCCATCATTG ATCTCAGGCTTTGCTGAGAAATCTGCATGGCCAAATGCCAAAGGTGTGAAGGATACATTGATGTTTCATGATCTTTATGAACAAACAGGCAGTGACATTGAACAATCTCAAGATCTTCATCAATATGGAACAGTGTGGAATCTTATTCCAGGGGTCATCAGTACTATGTATGAGCATCAGCGTGAAGCATTTGAATTTATGTGGACAAATTTAGTTGGTGGTATTAGGCTTGATGAGCTAAAGCATGGAGCAAAACCTGATGTTGTTGGTGGATGTGTGATCTGCCATGCTCCAGGAACAGGAAAGACACGATTAGCTATTGTATTTATCCAGACATACATGAAGGTGTTTCCAGACTGCCGGCCAGTGATTATTGCACCACGTGGGATGCTCTTTGCTTGGGATGAGGAGTTTAAGAAATGGAATGTTGATGTTCCTTTTCATATAATGAACACAACTGATTACACTGGAAAAGAGGACCGGGAAATATGCAAGTTAATAAAGAAAGAACACAGGACGGAAAAGTTGACAAGACTAGTGAAACTGCTTTCATGGAACAAAGGCCATGGTATTCTTGGAATAAGTTATGGCCTGTACACAAAACTGACATCTGAAAAACCTGGCTGCACAGAAGAAAACAAAGTAAGAAGCATTCTTCTTGATAACCCTGGCTTACTTGTTCTTGATGAAGGACACACACCTAGGAATGAGCGCAGTATCATGTGGAAGACTCTAGGAAAATTGAAAACTGAGAAGCGTATAATTTTATCTGGAACTCCTTTTCAGAACAATTTTCTTGAGCTTTACAACATTCTTTGTCTGGTAAGGCCTAGGTTTGGTGAAATGTTTTTGACGAAAGGAAGAGTGGGTCGAAGGCACTATGTCTCAAAGAAGCAAAAAGATAAGTTTTCTGATAAATATGAAAAAGGAGTTTGGGCTTCACTAACTAGCAATGTAACTGATGATAATGCAGAGAAAGTGAGATCAATATTGAAACCATTTGTTCATATACATAATGGTAATATTCTTCGAACTCTTCCAGGGCTCAGAGAGAGTGTGATTATTCTGAAGCCTCTTCCCCTTCAAAAGAGTATTATTAGAAAGGTGGAAAACATTGGTTCTGGTAACAACTTTGAACATGAATATGTCATTTCTTTAGCTTCTACACACCCTTCCCTTGTAACCGCCATTAACATGTCTGAGGAGGAAGCTTCACTTATTGATAAACATATGCTTGGAAAATTGAGATCAAATCCCTATGAAGGGGTAAAAACAAGATTTGTAATGGAAGTTGTTCGTTTGTGTGAAGCATTAAGAGAGAAGGTTTTGATTTTTAGCCAATATATTCAGCCTCTAGAGTTGATAAAAGAGCATCTTCGCAAGTTCTTCAAATGGAGAGAAGGGAAAGAAATTCTTCAAATGGATGGAAAGATTCTTCCAAGATATCGCCAGGCTTCCATTGAAGCCTTCAATAATCCAAATAATGAATCCAGGGTGTTACTTGCATCTACAAGAGCATGCTGTGAAGGGATTAGCTTGACAGGTGCTTCAAGAGTTGTGCTTCTAGATGTTGTTTGGAACCCAGCTGTTGGAAGGCAAGCCATCAGCAGAGCATTTAGGATAGGTCAGAAGAAATTTGTATATACATATAATTTGATAACTTATGGAACAGGTGAAGGTGACAAGTATGACAGACAAGCAGAAAAGGATCACTTATCCAAGTTGGTCTTCTCTACAGAAGACGAGTTCAATAATGTTAGGAACATGCTATCTAGAGCTGAAATGGACCACTGTTCTAAGTTGATTTCAGAAGATAAAGTTTTGGAGGAGATGACTTCCCACGATCAACTTAAAGGAATGTTTTTGAAGATCCATTATCCACCAACCGAGTCAAACATTGTCTATACTTACAATCAAATTACTCCTGAGTGA